Sequence from the Maribacter algicola genome:
ATTTATCGTATCCAGCATTCACTTTGGCAGAAATTTCAGGAGTGAATTTGTAATCCACAGAACCATTTAATAAAAATCTGTCTGTGTTGCTGATGTTTTGTGATTCAACCAACATGTTGATTGGGTTCCTGGAAATACTTCCTGGAGGTTGAAAGGATATGCTATTGGGCCAAGTAGGATTTGCAGAATAGGTTGCACCTAAAATATCACCTTCAACACCTGCGCCGGAATTCAGCGGTGGTTGTGACCTATTTACCCTTGAAACGGATGTTTGAAGAGTTAACAATAATTTGTCGTCCAAAAATCTTTGGTTTAAATTTAATCTTCCCGTAATTCTTTCAAATTCAGATTTTTCAATGGTACCAAATTGCTTGGAGTAACCAAAAGTAGTACGAACGTTTCCTGATCCATAGTTGTTAGAATAGGAGATGTTATTATTTGTGGATGCTGCTGAACGGAATATTACCTCTTGCCAGTCTGTGTTCGATCCAAAATCGTTGGCAACTGGGTCAGCTCCATAATCCGGTAGTGCTGTTAAAAATTCATCCCTACTTAATAGGTCAAATAGTCTTACGGGCTTGGCAACGCTTAAATTTGAAGAGAATTCCCAAGATCCTTGTGAAGCTCCTTTACCACTTTTGGTGGTAATGATTACAACACCGTTTGCACCACGCGAACCATAGATGGCGGTTGCAGAGGCATCCTTCAGGATACTCATACTTTCAATATCGTTGGGGTTAAGGAAGTTTAACGGGTTACCCACCTGTCCACTGCCAGTTCCTCCGGCATTGGAACCAGTGGCTTCCGTATTTTCACCAAAAAGGGGTACTCCGTCAACAACAAAAAGAGGGTTGTTATTTGCTCTTACCGAGTTGGCTCCCCTAATGTTAATTTGAATACCAGCACCAGGCTCACCGGTTGTTTGTTGAATATTAACACCAGCGGTCTTGCCTTGAATTAATTGTTCCGGAGAGGCAATGTTTCCACCGTTGAAATCCTCGGAGGTTACGGCCGTTACAGATCCTGTAGCATCCTTTACCGTGGTAGTACCATAACCAATTATTACAACTTCTTCCAAAGCTTCAGCGTCTTCTTCCAAAGTAAAGTTTACAGTTGTTCTGCCGTTTACAGATACTTCCTGGGTTTTGTAACCTATATAGCTTACAACTAGAACGGCATCTTCCCCTACTGAAAGGGTGTAGTTTCCATCAAAATCAGTCTGTGTACCGTTTGTTGTTCCCTTTTCCAAAACACTTGCACCTGGCAAGGGGCCAGAAGCATCGGAAACGGTACCCGAAACTTCTTGTGCCTGATTAATGCCAAAGGTCAAAATTGCCCCAAGAACAACTAGGCTTTTTAATAGCGTAATCTTCATAAATTGTTAATTTAAGTTGAGTTTAATTAATTTCAAGAGTTAAAAATATGTAAAAATGTCAAAAGCACACATATAGAATCAATTATATAGTTACGAAACCGTTTTCGTGTTAATAACTTTTAAAAGGATTAAAGGTTTGTGAATCTTGAAGGTGTTAAAATATTCAATTCGTAAAAAAAATAAACCTAAAATGTGAAATTACAATTTTAAACAAATATATGGATTTAATTTTTCTTACTCTTTTCTTGTCAAATATTTAAAGAAATCCAAAAACGTTCTATTTGAATCGGGTTTAAATTTTATTCTAAAATTTATGTAATTTGCTACCTCTGTTATTCCACCTAATACAATTTTCCAATTGAAAAGGAGAGTCACTTTAAAACAAATCGCAAAGGAATTGGAAGTATCTATATCTACGGTTTCCAAAGCATTGAAAAATAGTGAGGAAATCAGTAAGGATACGAAGGAAAAGATTCAGGCGTTCGCCAAACTTTATAATTATAGGCCCAATAATATAGCCCTAAGTCTTAAAAATAGAAAAACAAAAAACATAGGTGTTATTATCCCGGATATTGTCCATCATTTCTTCACTACCGTTTTTAGGGGAATCGAACAATATGCAGGGGAAAAAGGATATAACGTAATGATTTGTGTTTCGGATGAGTCTTTTGAAAAGGAGGTTCTTAATATGGAACTCTTAGCCAATGGCAGCATAGATGGATTCATTATGTCCCTGTCCGCCGAAACACAGGAGAAGAATGATTATACCCATCTCAATGAGGTCTTGAAACAAGGAATTCCCCTTGTACTTTTTGATCGTGTGTCAGAGGAGGTTTTATGTGATAAGGTAATTCTCAATGATGAGGAAATAGCCTATGAGGCGGTGGAGTATATGATCCATACAGGGAAGAGGAATATTGCCTTAATAACCACGGAGGGCTATTTCAATGTTAGTTATGACAGGGCAAAAGGGTATCAAACGGCATTACGGAAAAATGGATTGGATTACAATGATGCATTGGTATTAACATTGCCTTATAAAAGTGAGGACGATACCGATATTTGGAACTTTTTCGAAAACAACGAAATAGATGCCGTACTCTGCGTAAACGAAATTTTTGCGATTAAATGCATGGATGTAGTCCAAAGGCAGGGAAAGAAAGTGCCGGAGGATATTTCTTTCATTGGGTTTACCAACGGAATTTTGTCCAGATATTCAACGCCCAAGTTGACGACTGTGGCGCAGCATGGAGAGCTTATGGGCGAAACAGCCGCCAGATTGCTGATAGACCGAATAGAGAACGATTTGGAAGGAAACCATAAAACAGAAGTGATTTCCGCTACTATTATCCATAGGGAATCCACTATCAATTAGTTACTTTTGCCGGCATGGAAAAAAAGGGATTTATTTTTGATTTGGACGGTGTTATCGTGGATACGGCCAAATATCATTACCTAGCTTGGAAAAAATTGGCCAATGAATTGGGTTTTGACTTTACCTTGGAGCAAAATGAACTTTTTAAGGGGGTTAGCCGAAAGCGTTGTCTTGAGATACTTTTGGAAATTGGAAAAGTTAATGCCAGTAGGGAGCAGTTTGACCGTTGGATGGTCGAAAAAAACAAGGATTATTTGGACTATATTGAAAAAATGGACGCATCGGAGATTTTACCCGATGTACCGCGTGTCCTGGAATTTCTAAAAAACAAGAAGGTTCCAATCGCTTTGGGATCTGCAAGTAAAAATGCTAGACCCATCTTGGAAAAAGTTGGTCTTTTGCCTTTTTTTGATGTCATTGTTGATGGCAATAATGTTACAAAGGCAAAACCGGATCCGGAAGTTTTCTTGATCGCCGCCTCAAATCTTCAAGTAGTACCCCAGAATTGTGTGGTGTTTGAAGATGCGGTTGCTGGCATAAAAGCAGCCAACAACGCCATAATGACAAGTATAGGTATTGGGGATTCGAATACCTTGACCGAAGCGAACTATAATTTCAACGATTTCACGGAAATGACCGATGATTTTTTGAACAGCTTGCTGCAATAAATCGGCTGTATAGGCCAACTAAGAATAGACAAAAATTTTATCCCAATAATAATATATGAATCAGGATTACATACGACCTAACGAGTGGTCCATTATAGAGGAAGGTTTTGATGCGGAAAGGGTAAAATCCTCTGAAAGTCTCTTCAGTATAGGAAATGGGGCCATGGGACAACGGGCCAATTTCGAGGAAACCTATTCCGGGGAAACGTTCCAGGGTAGTTATATTGCAGGTGTCTACTACCCAGATAAAACCCGTGTGGGCTGGTGGAAAAATGGTTATCCGGAGTACTTCGCCAAAGTATTGAACGCGCCTAACTGGATTGGTATAAAGGTGCTTGTAAATGGGACTGAACTCGATTTGGCTACCTGTAAAAAGGTATCGGTTTTCAAGCGTGAATTGAATATGCTAGAGGGTTGGTACAAAAGAAGCTTTGAAGCTGTTTTACCCAACGACGCCCAAGTTGAGGTCCACATTACCAGATTCCTAAGTTTGGAATTGGACGAGGTGGGTGCCATTTCATTTGACATATCCCTAAAAAATATGGATGGTGAAGTAACCTTCATTCCCTATTTGGATAGTGGAATAACCAATGAGGATAGCAATTGGGACGACAAATTCTGGAATACTACCAAGGTGTCCTCATCGGGCAACAGGGCCTTTATTGAAGCCCACACCATGAAGACGCATTTCAAGACCTGCACTTTCATGCAGGCAAGTTTGGATTACAAGGGTGTTTCGATTCCCGGAACTTTGGAAACATCCACGGATACCTTTGTATCCTTGCAATTTTCGCAGAAAGTCTTAAAAGGGGAGAAACTGACCCTCACAAAATTTGGGGGATATACCGTTTCCAGAAACCATCCCGAGGATGCACTGGTAGATGCGGCCAATGAGGCATTGGACAAAGCTACCAATCTTGGTTTTGAAAACTTATTGGAAAAGCAAAAAGAGGCCTGGGCACGGATTTGGGAAATGAGCGATATCAACATCCAAGGTGATATAAAGGCGCAGCAGGGAATTCGGTTCAATATTTTTCAATTGAACCAAACCTATTTAGGAACGGATTCCAGACTGAACATAGGTCCAAAAGGATTTACAGGAGAAAAATATGGGGGTAGTACGTATTGGGATACCGAAGCCTACTGTATACCATTCTATATGGCCACGAAGGACGAAATGGTTGCCCGGAAATTATTGAAATATAGGTATAACCATTTGGAAAAAGCCATTGAGAACGCAGAGAAACTCGGGTTTACCAATGGGGCTGCCCTATATCCCATGGTGACCATGAACGGTGAGGAGTGCCATAACGAATGGGAAATAACATTCGAGGAAATCCACAGAAACGGTGCCATCGCATTTGCTATTTATAATTACTACCGATATACGGGGGATTACTCCTATATTCCAGAGATGGGCTTGGAAGTGCTCATTGGTATTGCCCGTTTTTGGCACCAACGAGCGAATTTTTCCACCCTCAGGAACAAATTTGTCATTTTGGGGGTAACCGGTCCCAACGAATATGAAAATAATGTCAACAACAATTGGTACACCAATTACTTGGCCCAGTGGTGTATCCAATTTGCCCTGGAACAATTGACCAAGGTAAAGGAAGGATATCCGGAGGATTACAAAAGGATAATGGGCAAGACCAACCTTACGCCTACCGAATGTGATGCCTGGAAAAAAGTGGCGGATTCCATGTATTTCCCTTATTCGGAGGAATATGGCGTCTACCTGCAACAGGATGGATTCTTGGACAAGGATTTGGTCAAGGTAAGCGATTTGGAACGATCGGAACGGCCCATTAACCAAAAGTGGAGCTGGGACCGTATTCTACGATCGCCGTATATAAAACAAGCCGATGTGCTTCAAGGCTTCTACTTTTTTGAGGATCATTTTACAACGGATGAACTGGAAAAGCATTTTGATTTTTACGAACCGTTCACCGTGCACGAATCTTCCTTATCACCTTGTGTGCATAGTATCCAAGCGGCAAAATTGGGAAGAATGGAACAGGCGTATACGTTTTACCTTAGAACTTCCAGATTGGATTTGGACGATTATAACAAGGAAGTTGAGGAAGGACTCCATATAACCTCCATGGCAGGTACCTGGATGAGCATCGTTGAAGGTTTTGGGGGTATGCGTGTGGTCAATGATACACTTTCCTTTGAGCCCCGCATACCCAAGCAATGGGACGCTTATTCCTTTAAAGTGAATTTTAGGAACCGCATCATCAAGGTTAAGGTCGCTTCCAACGAATTGACCTTTGAACTGAACGGGGACAACGGAATTTCCATTCTGGTGCGAGGTAAAGCACATGAGTTATTGCCCAAAATGCCCTTAAATGTTAACTAAGACCCCGTATTTTTTGGGGGGTCCGACGATTTGTTGGAAATAGGAAATTGAAATGCAAGGAAAAATCGTAATCTACCACGTTTTTACCCGACTTTTTGGGAATACCAACACTACCAATAAACCCTGGGGAACCATCGAGGAAAATGGGGTGGGCAAGTTTGCGGATTTTACCGATAAGGCCTTATCGGAAATCAAAAAGCTTGGCGTGTCGCACATTTGGTATACCGGTGTTCCGCATCACGCCGTAATCAGGGATTACACGGCCTATGGTATTTCAAATGACGACCCCAACGTGGTTAAAGGGCGCGCAGGTTCCCCCTATGCCGTAAAGGATTATTACAATGTGAATCCGGATTTGGCCCTGGACCCTGCAAAAAGGTTGCAGGAATATAAAGAGCTAATAAATAGGACCCATGCCCATGGTATGAAGGTCATCATGGATATTGTGCCCAATCATGTAGCCCGGGATTATCAAGGTATCTCCAACCCCAATGGTGTACGCAGTTTTGGTGCCGATGATGATACCAGTAAAGAGTATCAAAAAAATAATAATTTTTACTATATCCCCGGCGCCCGTTTTGAAGTGCCGGATTGGAGGGATGGCTATAAGCCCTTGGGCGGTGAACGGCATATATCCATAGGAACGCTCAAGGAAAATCCGGCCAAATGGACAGGGAACGGTTCCAGAAGTCCCAAGCCCGATATGAACGACTGGTACGAAACAGTCCGCGTAAATTACGGTGTAAAACCCGATGGCGGTTTGGATTTCGACCTTCTTCCGTATGATTTTGGGGACAAAGATTTTAAGGAACACTTCCGATTTTGGCAGCATATGGATGTGCCAGATTCTTGGATAAAATTTAGGGACATTGCCTTGTACTGGATGGATTTTGGTGTGGATGGATTTCGATATGACATGGCCGAAATGGTTCCAGTGGAATTTTGGAGCTTTATGAACTCCTACATCAAAATGCGAAATGAGGATGCTTTCTTAATGGCTGAAGTCTATAATCCTGATCTTTACAGAACCTTTATTCACAAAGGAAAAATGGATTATTTATACGATAAGGTCGATTTTTATGACGGTCTCAAACATATCATGAAAGGCTATGGTTGGTCCGATCATATTCCCGTAGTACAGAACAATCTCAAGGATATTGAACATCACATGCTCCATTTCTTGGAAAACCATGATGAACAGCGTATTGCGAGTCCGGAATTTGTAGGCAAGGCCGAAATAGCAAAACCCGCAATGGTGGTTTCCGCCACGATCAGTACTTCCCCCACCATGATCTATTTCGGGCAGGAAGTGGGGGAGCCCGCAGCCGAAAATCCCGGATTTGGAAGTGCCTCAAGGACTTCCATTTTTGATTATGTGGGTGTTCCACATCATCAGAGATGGGTAAACAATAAAAAATTCGATGGGGGTCAATTAACCCAACAGGAGCGGGATTTGCGTGATTTTTACCGGAGACTTTTGAATTTCACCTTGGAAAGCGAAGCCCTAATGGGAAAATATAGGGAAATTCATTTTTACAACAAGGAGCGTACAAAAGGTTATAACCATAGGGTGCTTTCGTACGTGCGATGGTCCGGAAATCAGAAATTGGTTATCGTCCTTAATTTTGATGTGACCGATTCCTTTTCGTTTGATTTAAAAGTTCCAAAGGAGATTTTGGAGCAGTGGAAATTGAAGGAAGGAACCTATGAAATAAAGGATGCTCTCTACGGTATTAGAAATAAATTAAACATTATTGCAGGAGAAGGCCATATAGAAGTGTCTCTTGAACCATTGGAATCCTTTATTTTTGAAATTTTATAGTCTATGTAAGGATACATCCCAAGAACTTTCTGGCGGGTTACTTATATTTGACTGATAAAACAGATATATAGAGCAAATGAAAAGAGTATTTTTAACCTTAGTTTTTGGGATACTA
This genomic interval carries:
- a CDS encoding LacI family DNA-binding transcriptional regulator translates to MKRRVTLKQIAKELEVSISTVSKALKNSEEISKDTKEKIQAFAKLYNYRPNNIALSLKNRKTKNIGVIIPDIVHHFFTTVFRGIEQYAGEKGYNVMICVSDESFEKEVLNMELLANGSIDGFIMSLSAETQEKNDYTHLNEVLKQGIPLVLFDRVSEEVLCDKVILNDEEIAYEAVEYMIHTGKRNIALITTEGYFNVSYDRAKGYQTALRKNGLDYNDALVLTLPYKSEDDTDIWNFFENNEIDAVLCVNEIFAIKCMDVVQRQGKKVPEDISFIGFTNGILSRYSTPKLTTVAQHGELMGETAARLLIDRIENDLEGNHKTEVISATIIHRESTIN
- a CDS encoding glycoside hydrolase family 65 protein, producing the protein MNQDYIRPNEWSIIEEGFDAERVKSSESLFSIGNGAMGQRANFEETYSGETFQGSYIAGVYYPDKTRVGWWKNGYPEYFAKVLNAPNWIGIKVLVNGTELDLATCKKVSVFKRELNMLEGWYKRSFEAVLPNDAQVEVHITRFLSLELDEVGAISFDISLKNMDGEVTFIPYLDSGITNEDSNWDDKFWNTTKVSSSGNRAFIEAHTMKTHFKTCTFMQASLDYKGVSIPGTLETSTDTFVSLQFSQKVLKGEKLTLTKFGGYTVSRNHPEDALVDAANEALDKATNLGFENLLEKQKEAWARIWEMSDINIQGDIKAQQGIRFNIFQLNQTYLGTDSRLNIGPKGFTGEKYGGSTYWDTEAYCIPFYMATKDEMVARKLLKYRYNHLEKAIENAEKLGFTNGAALYPMVTMNGEECHNEWEITFEEIHRNGAIAFAIYNYYRYTGDYSYIPEMGLEVLIGIARFWHQRANFSTLRNKFVILGVTGPNEYENNVNNNWYTNYLAQWCIQFALEQLTKVKEGYPEDYKRIMGKTNLTPTECDAWKKVADSMYFPYSEEYGVYLQQDGFLDKDLVKVSDLERSERPINQKWSWDRILRSPYIKQADVLQGFYFFEDHFTTDELEKHFDFYEPFTVHESSLSPCVHSIQAAKLGRMEQAYTFYLRTSRLDLDDYNKEVEEGLHITSMAGTWMSIVEGFGGMRVVNDTLSFEPRIPKQWDAYSFKVNFRNRIIKVKVASNELTFELNGDNGISILVRGKAHELLPKMPLNVN
- the pgmB gene encoding beta-phosphoglucomutase, with product MEKKGFIFDLDGVIVDTAKYHYLAWKKLANELGFDFTLEQNELFKGVSRKRCLEILLEIGKVNASREQFDRWMVEKNKDYLDYIEKMDASEILPDVPRVLEFLKNKKVPIALGSASKNARPILEKVGLLPFFDVIVDGNNVTKAKPDPEVFLIAASNLQVVPQNCVVFEDAVAGIKAANNAIMTSIGIGDSNTLTEANYNFNDFTEMTDDFLNSLLQ
- a CDS encoding alpha-amylase family glycosyl hydrolase — protein: MQGKIVIYHVFTRLFGNTNTTNKPWGTIEENGVGKFADFTDKALSEIKKLGVSHIWYTGVPHHAVIRDYTAYGISNDDPNVVKGRAGSPYAVKDYYNVNPDLALDPAKRLQEYKELINRTHAHGMKVIMDIVPNHVARDYQGISNPNGVRSFGADDDTSKEYQKNNNFYYIPGARFEVPDWRDGYKPLGGERHISIGTLKENPAKWTGNGSRSPKPDMNDWYETVRVNYGVKPDGGLDFDLLPYDFGDKDFKEHFRFWQHMDVPDSWIKFRDIALYWMDFGVDGFRYDMAEMVPVEFWSFMNSYIKMRNEDAFLMAEVYNPDLYRTFIHKGKMDYLYDKVDFYDGLKHIMKGYGWSDHIPVVQNNLKDIEHHMLHFLENHDEQRIASPEFVGKAEIAKPAMVVSATISTSPTMIYFGQEVGEPAAENPGFGSASRTSIFDYVGVPHHQRWVNNKKFDGGQLTQQERDLRDFYRRLLNFTLESEALMGKYREIHFYNKERTKGYNHRVLSYVRWSGNQKLVIVLNFDVTDSFSFDLKVPKEILEQWKLKEGTYEIKDALYGIRNKLNIIAGEGHIEVSLEPLESFIFEIL